A part of Jiangella alba genomic DNA contains:
- a CDS encoding helix-turn-helix domain-containing protein — protein MFDVLGLGDAEESAYRALVEVPSADVAALAARLGLRPGEAATALASLERRGLAARSSASPEHYVASPPSVALAALVVDRQEELRRAEVEIAALTEAYRRTESDRSVGDVVDVVYGAQAVAQRFMQLQASARSEVLGLTKAEVVAISGEENTAEEAAVERGVSFRVVLERAAFDRPGFATAAEAALADGEEVRVASVVPIRLLVVDRQIALVPLVSGEARAVGALLVHQSGLLDALMALFDKVWDEAVPLVLGTGGGLAERPPSGLTTLDARIFGLLLAGLTDQAIANMLDMSLRTVQRRVRALMDAAGADTRLQLGFQAAKHGWA, from the coding sequence GTGTTCGATGTGCTCGGGCTGGGTGATGCGGAGGAGTCCGCCTATCGCGCGCTGGTCGAGGTGCCGTCGGCCGACGTCGCCGCCCTGGCCGCGCGGCTCGGCCTGCGGCCCGGCGAGGCGGCGACGGCGCTGGCGTCACTGGAGCGCCGCGGCCTCGCCGCCCGGTCCAGCGCCAGCCCCGAGCACTACGTCGCCTCGCCGCCGTCCGTCGCGCTGGCCGCCCTCGTCGTCGACCGGCAGGAGGAGCTGCGCCGCGCCGAGGTCGAGATCGCCGCGCTGACCGAGGCGTACCGGCGCACCGAGTCCGACCGCAGCGTCGGTGACGTGGTCGACGTCGTCTACGGCGCGCAGGCCGTCGCGCAGCGGTTCATGCAGCTGCAGGCGTCGGCCCGGTCCGAGGTGCTCGGGCTGACGAAGGCGGAGGTCGTCGCGATCTCCGGCGAGGAGAACACCGCCGAGGAGGCCGCCGTCGAACGCGGCGTCAGCTTCCGCGTCGTCCTCGAGCGGGCCGCGTTCGACCGTCCCGGCTTCGCGACCGCCGCCGAGGCCGCCCTGGCCGACGGCGAGGAGGTGCGGGTCGCGTCCGTGGTGCCGATCCGCCTGCTCGTGGTCGACCGGCAGATCGCGCTGGTGCCGCTGGTGTCCGGCGAGGCGCGGGCCGTCGGCGCGCTGCTCGTGCACCAGAGCGGCCTGCTCGACGCGCTGATGGCGCTGTTCGACAAGGTCTGGGACGAGGCGGTCCCACTGGTCCTCGGCACCGGCGGGGGCCTGGCCGAGCGGCCGCCGTCGGGGCTCACCACCCTCGACGCCCGGATCTTCGGGCTGCTGCTGGCCGGGCTGACCGATCAGGCGATCGCGAACATGCTGGACATGTCGCTGCGGACGGTGCAGCGGCGGGTGCGCGCCCTGATGGACGCCGCCGGCGCCGACACCCGCCTGCAGCTCGGCTTCCAGGCCGCGAAGCACGGCTGGGCCTGA
- a CDS encoding MATE family efflux transporter: MIRHPFRRHAADGEILRLALPALGALVAEPLFLLTDSAIIGHLGTPELAGLGIAATVLATLVNVSIFLAYGTTAAVARRLGAGDQAGALRSGIDGCWLAVLIGVATVAAGWPLTPWVVSLFGPGDDVAGHAETYLRISLLGIPSMLLVLAATGVLRGLQDTRTPLYVAVTGAVANVVLNVVLVYGLGLGIGGSALGTVLAQTGMAAVFIRVVARGARRAGVGLRPDGRGVAQAFGAGVPLIVRTVAMRAALIVITVVAAGLGTAALAAHQVAFTTWTLLALILDAVAIAAQALVGRALGAGDVDGARSITRRMVQWGVLSGFALAVLLLVIGNGYARLFTSDPEVRTLLFAALVVAAAMQPIAGWVFVLDGVLIGAGDGRYLAWASVLSVVAFLPAAWAVSVADLSEQAGIMWLWGAIGVWMLVRLVTLALRERSDTWMVTGAVR, encoded by the coding sequence ATGATTCGACATCCGTTCCGCCGGCACGCAGCCGACGGCGAGATCCTGCGGCTCGCGCTGCCCGCACTGGGCGCGCTCGTCGCCGAGCCGCTGTTCCTGCTGACCGACTCCGCCATCATCGGCCACCTCGGCACCCCCGAGCTGGCCGGCCTCGGCATCGCGGCGACGGTGCTGGCGACGCTGGTGAACGTGTCGATCTTCCTCGCCTACGGGACGACGGCCGCGGTGGCGCGGCGGCTGGGCGCCGGCGACCAGGCCGGGGCGCTGCGCTCGGGCATCGACGGTTGCTGGCTGGCCGTGCTGATCGGCGTCGCGACGGTGGCGGCCGGCTGGCCGCTGACGCCGTGGGTGGTGTCGCTGTTCGGCCCGGGCGACGACGTGGCCGGGCACGCGGAGACGTACCTGCGGATCAGCCTGCTCGGCATCCCCTCGATGCTGCTGGTCCTCGCCGCGACCGGCGTCCTGCGCGGCCTGCAGGACACGAGGACGCCGCTCTACGTCGCGGTGACGGGCGCGGTCGCGAACGTCGTGCTGAACGTCGTGCTGGTGTACGGGCTCGGCCTCGGCATCGGCGGTTCCGCGCTCGGCACCGTCCTCGCCCAGACGGGCATGGCCGCCGTGTTCATCCGGGTCGTCGCGCGCGGCGCCCGGCGGGCCGGCGTCGGGCTGCGGCCGGACGGGCGCGGCGTCGCGCAGGCGTTCGGCGCGGGCGTCCCGCTGATCGTCCGGACGGTCGCGATGCGGGCCGCGCTCATCGTCATCACGGTGGTGGCGGCGGGGCTGGGGACGGCGGCGCTGGCCGCGCACCAGGTGGCGTTCACGACGTGGACGTTGCTGGCGCTCATCCTCGACGCGGTCGCGATCGCCGCCCAGGCGCTGGTCGGCCGGGCGCTCGGCGCCGGCGACGTCGACGGCGCGCGGTCGATCACCCGTCGCATGGTGCAGTGGGGCGTGCTGTCGGGGTTCGCGCTCGCCGTGCTGCTGCTGGTCATCGGCAACGGCTACGCGCGGCTGTTCACGTCCGACCCCGAGGTGCGGACGCTGCTGTTCGCAGCGCTGGTCGTGGCCGCGGCGATGCAGCCGATCGCCGGGTGGGTGTTCGTGCTGGACGGCGTCCTGATCGGCGCCGGCGACGGGCGCTACCTGGCCTGGGCGTCGGTGCTCTCGGTGGTGGCGTTCCTGCCGGCGGCCTGGGCCGTCTCCGTCGCCGACCTGTCCGAGCAGGCCGGAATCATGTGGCTCTGGGGCGCGATCGGCGTCTGGATGCTGGTGCGGCTGGTCACGCTGGCCCTGCGCGAGCGCAGCGACACCTGGATGGTCACCGGCGCGGTCCGGTGA
- the dnaB gene encoding replicative DNA helicase, with product MSVAELPDRREEAPADYGRTPPQDVAAEQSVLGGMLLSKDAIADVVEIIRGNDFYRPAHEAVYEAVIDLYGRGEPADAVTVAAQLQKRGELGRVGGAPYLHTLVSSVPSAANAGFYAEIVRERAILRRLVEAGTRITQMGYGDDGDADMIVDRAQAEIYAITEKRSSEDYHPLSEIMEGTLDEIEAIGSRGGQMVGVPTGFTDLDALTNGLHPGQLVILAARPAVGKSTLGLDLARAASIKHGLTSVVYSLEMGRNEITMRLLSAEAKVPLHHMRSGQMTDDDWNRIARSTGEVSSAPLYIDDSPNMTMMEIRAKCRRLKQRNDLRLVIIDYLQLMTSGKRVESRQQEVAEFSRALKLLAKELEVPVIAMSQLNRGPEQRQDKKPMLSDLRESGSIEQDADMVILLHREDAYEKESPRAGEADFIVAKHRNGPTATITVAFQGHYSRFVDMAQ from the coding sequence GTGAGCGTCGCTGAGCTACCGGATCGGCGGGAAGAAGCTCCCGCCGACTACGGTCGCACGCCACCGCAGGACGTCGCCGCCGAGCAGTCGGTGCTGGGCGGCATGCTGCTGTCCAAGGACGCCATCGCCGATGTCGTCGAGATCATCCGCGGCAACGACTTCTACCGGCCGGCGCACGAGGCCGTCTACGAGGCGGTCATCGACCTCTACGGCCGCGGCGAGCCCGCCGACGCCGTCACCGTCGCCGCGCAGTTGCAGAAGCGGGGCGAGCTGGGCCGGGTCGGCGGCGCGCCGTACCTGCACACCCTCGTCTCCTCCGTGCCGTCGGCGGCCAACGCCGGCTTCTACGCCGAGATCGTCCGCGAGCGGGCCATCCTGCGCCGCCTCGTCGAGGCCGGCACCCGCATCACTCAGATGGGCTACGGCGACGACGGCGACGCCGACATGATCGTCGACCGCGCCCAGGCCGAGATCTACGCCATCACCGAGAAGCGCTCGTCCGAGGACTACCACCCGCTCTCCGAGATCATGGAGGGCACGCTCGACGAGATCGAGGCCATCGGCTCGCGCGGCGGCCAGATGGTCGGCGTCCCCACCGGCTTCACCGACCTCGACGCCCTGACGAACGGTCTTCACCCTGGTCAGCTGGTCATCCTGGCCGCTCGACCGGCCGTGGGCAAGTCGACCCTGGGACTGGACCTCGCCCGGGCGGCGTCCATCAAGCACGGCCTGACGTCGGTCGTCTACTCGCTCGAGATGGGCCGCAACGAGATCACGATGCGCCTGCTCTCCGCCGAGGCGAAGGTCCCGCTGCACCACATGCGCTCCGGCCAGATGACCGACGACGACTGGAACCGCATCGCCCGCAGCACGGGCGAGGTGTCCAGCGCACCCCTCTACATCGACGACTCCCCGAACATGACGATGATGGAGATCCGCGCCAAGTGCCGGCGGCTCAAGCAGCGCAACGACCTCCGCCTCGTCATCATCGACTACCTCCAGCTGATGACCAGCGGCAAGCGCGTCGAGAGCCGCCAGCAGGAGGTCGCCGAGTTCTCCCGGGCGCTCAAGCTGCTGGCCAAGGAGCTCGAGGTCCCCGTCATCGCGATGAGCCAGCTCAACCGTGGCCCCGAGCAGCGTCAGGACAAGAAGCCCATGCTGTCCGACCTGCGCGAATCCGGCTCGATCGAGCAGGACGCCGACATGGTCATCCTGCTGCACCGCGAGGACGCCTACGAGAAGGAGTCGCCGCGCGCCGGTGAGGCCGACTTCATCGTGGCCAAGCACCGTAACGGCCCCACCGCCACCATCACGGTCGCCTTCCAGGGCCACTACTCCCGCTTCGTCGACATGGCCCAGTGA